In one Drosophila albomicans strain 15112-1751.03 chromosome X, ASM965048v2, whole genome shotgun sequence genomic region, the following are encoded:
- the LOC127566392 gene encoding mitochondrial import receptor subunit TOM20 homolog B-like codes for MSKLNGATVILIGLATLAIVGYCIYFDSKRRKHPLYKRRLYERRQFERLLKVPQTEQSCSPLNAEVVEYFLQRVYLGETYFRRNDWNRAVHNFSNAIMICADPHIFLCKLRRIIPKELYEQIMARVRLLVHTSDNWSRSRSSCQLSNDSNESNRTQSEIYNGDY; via the coding sequence ATGTCCAAATTGAATGGCGCCACAGTGATTTTGATCGGTCTGGCAACACTGGCCATTGTGGGATACTGCATCTATTTCGACAGCAAACGACGCAAGCATCCGCTTTACAAGCGTCGCCTCTATGAGCGGCGTCAGTTTGAAAGGCTTCTGAAGGTGCCACAAACCGAACAGAGCTGCTCCCCATTGAACGCTGAGGTGGTTGAATACTTTTTGCAGCGCGTGTATTTGGGCGAAACATATTTCAGACGCAACGATTGGAATCGTGCCGTCCATAATTTCTCCAATGCGATCATGATCTGCGCCGATCCGCACATATTCCTCTGCAAACTGCGTCGCATCATTCCCAAAGAGCTCTACGAACAGATTATGGCGAGGGTGCGTCTCTTGGTGCACACCTCCGATAACTGGAGTCGGAGTCGATCGTCGTGCCAACTCAGCAATGATAGCAATGAGTCAAATCGAACTCAATCGGAAATCTACAACGGTGACTATTGA